GATTCTTTATATAATTTAGTCTTATCCATATTTCAACAGTTTTATACAATTATGCTATTTTTTTATTTCCTGCCTGTAATTTACCTGCTGTGTTGAAAAAATTTTTAAATTTTCCTGTTCATTGGTAATAAAATATTTCCACGAGATATACTGGTTCTGTTCAAGCACTTTTTCCCCATTTGCCTGGAATATCATGTTCTGGCCTGTTATCACCTCTTTTAAGTGCCATGTCTCGTCTACAGAATAGCATGCTGTTTTTTCATCCGTAAAAGATAAATCTTTAAAGTTGACTTTAAAATCGCTTATCTGATATTTGCTCCCATTGAACCTTTCGGTATCTTTCATATATTCTTTATATAATTTATCGCTCAGATATTGTTTTATATAATCAGATTTTTGCGTCATACAATAATCCGACCATCCTTTGCAAAAATTAAATATCAATTTCTGAGCACTGCTCTTAAAGTCTTCATCAGGCGTCAAATCTATATTTATTTCATATTCAGGCTTTTCTATATCATATGCCGTATCTGTTTCTTTGTTTGAAGCCATATTTGAAAGGTTAGCTTTAATATCATGTATTCCGAATATGACACCGTTTATATTCAAGCTGCCCGCCTTTACAGTTCCTGCGTAAGTCCCGTCGATGTATATTTCCGTCCCGTCAATAGAATTTATACAAAGATTGCTTAGCTTAAACGGGAATATAACCTTCCACTCCCTCTTCAATCCCAAAAAGCTGCTTTTGGTATTATACAGCGTGATTTTATCCATGGATGGAGCTTCTTTCCCGGGCAATACGATATCTATATTTTTTGTTCCGCTACCGCTTCCATCCGTTATTTTTTTTATAGCAGCATTTGAAGTATTATCATACTTTTGCTTTAGTACGTTTATTATATCGTTTTCCTTGACCATCATGCCATATGGAATATCTATATAATATTTTATTGCTTCCCGGTAATCCCTTTTGTTCAATAGCTCAATATATTTCCCGGCAGTAAAAGCAGGTGTCGATGGTATTATGACTTTGATAATAAATAAATCGGCGGCTGCTAAAATAATCATCGATGATAAAACTACAGCAAAAATCTTTTTAAATGATCTGCTTTTTATCATCTGCAATAACCTTTTGAAAATATTCTCGGCCATATTCGCTATCTTATTTGATTTCCTTATGTGAATCGCCGTAATGTTTGTTTTACCTCTCAAAATATCGTATCCTTCTTTCATAAAGTTTTATATTAAAGAATATTCATTTTGTGGATATAAAAGAATATATGTTTTTATCACTTCTCAAGCTCTTATATAAAAATTCCGGCTATCCCTGCCGACAATAATCTGTATACACCTGGAGCCGGCAACATCAAACTGCTTTTTTGAGTATATCCAGATACATCGTTTCCTATAACCTCGATTCGTAATATGAAATCAGTCATAAATATAATTATGTTATTTTGAACAACGAATGAGCATTATAAAAATTTTGATAAGTTCTTGGCTTTGCTGCCATAGGGAATCGAAGTCCCTATAACCTTATACTTGAATTTGTAAACAAAACACCACAGTTCATATTGCGGAAATGGAAAGAAGATGGGCTTATTTATTTTCGGGCAAAAAAATAAAACAGCCTTTAAAGGCTGCTTTGCTGTTTATTTTTTCTGTTCTCAAGCGATGCCCGTATAAAATCTTTGAATAAAGGATGAGGCCTGTTTGGTCTCGATTTAAATTCAGGGTGGAACTGTACCCCGATAAACCATGGCTGATCCTTGAGCTCAACTATTTCTACAAGTCTGCCGTCAGGTGATATGCCCGACAATTCCATGCCATGTGATACAAACTCGTCCCTGTATTGATTATTAAATTCATACCTGTGCCTGTGCCTTTCATATATGAGTTCATCATTATAGCACTTCTTCGCAAGGCTGTTTTCCTTCAGTTTGCATGGATATAAACCAAGCCTCATCGTGCCGCCCTTTTCATCGATATCCCTTTGTTCCGGCATCAGATCGATTACAGGATACGGTGTGTCCGCATCTATCTCTGAACTGTGCGCTCCTTTTAGACCCAATACATCCCTTGCGAATTCAATAACGGCACACTGCATTCCAAGGCATATTCCGAAAAACGGCACCTTATTTTCCCTTGCATACCTTGCCGCCAGTATCTTTCCTTCAATACCTCTGTCTCCAAATCCTCCGGGAACCAGTATCCCATCGGCATCCTTCAACAATTCTCCCATATTGTCCACAGTAACGTCACATGCATTCACCCAGTCTATCGTGACATCGCAGTCGTTGTAAAATCCGCCGTGCTTCAGTGCCTCTACGACAGACAGATATGCGTCATGCAATTCCACATATTTACCTACAAGGGCTATCTTAACTTTATGTTTTAAATTTTTAATCCTATTTACAAGTGCACGCCACTCATCCATATCATCAGGCTTGCATTTCAATCCAAGCTTTTTGCATACCATCTCGTCCAAGCCTTCATCTTTTAGAAGAAGTGGTACTTCATATATGTTTTCCACATCCACATTCTGAATAACAGAGTTGCTGTCGACATTACAGAACAAACCGATTTTATCCTTCAAATCCCTCGATAGCGGTTTTTCCGTCCTACATACTATAATATCCGGTTGTATGCCGATACTTCTCAATTCCTTGACGCTGTGCTGTGTCGGCTTGGTCTTAAGCT
This DNA window, taken from Clostridiales bacterium, encodes the following:
- a CDS encoding CTP synthase, yielding MATKYIFVTGGVVSSLGKGITAASLGRLLKDRGLKVSIQKFDPYINIDPGTMSPYQHGEVFVTDDGAETDLDLGHYERFIDENLSKNSNVTTGKVYWSVISKERKGDFLGGTVQVIPHITNEIKQRVYRVAKEGSVDIVITEIGGTVGDIESLPFLEAIRQIKYEVGMENVLFVHVTLVPYLKKTGELKTKPTQHSVKELRSIGIQPDIIVCRTEKPLSRDLKDKIGLFCNVDSNSVIQNVDVENIYEVPLLLKDEGLDEMVCKKLGLKCKPDDMDEWRALVNRIKNLKHKVKIALVGKYVELHDAYLSVVEALKHGGFYNDCDVTIDWVNACDVTVDNMGELLKDADGILVPGGFGDRGIEGKILAARYARENKVPFFGICLGMQCAVIEFARDVLGLKGAHSSEIDADTPYPVIDLMPEQRDIDEKGGTMRLGLYPCKLKENSLAKKCYNDELIYERHRHRYEFNNQYRDEFVSHGMELSGISPDGRLVEIVELKDQPWFIGVQFHPEFKSRPNRPHPLFKDFIRASLENRKNKQQSSL